In the genome of Ursus arctos isolate Adak ecotype North America unplaced genomic scaffold, UrsArc2.0 scaffold_22, whole genome shotgun sequence, the window GATAAATCACAGGGAAATCAGCCACGGCACCTGCTTTCTCCAAGCCTACTTCATCCACAGTTTCTCTACAATAGAGTCTGGAATTTTGCTTGCCATGGCCTATGATCACTTCATTGCCATCCGCAACCCACTGAGATATACTTCCATCCTTACAAACACCCAAGTGATAAAGATTGGAGTGGGAGCTTTTGTGAGGGGATTTGTCCTCATCTTGCCTCCAATATTGCCTCTCTAATGGTTTTCCTATTGCAGATCCCGTGTCCTCTCTCATGCATTCTGCCTCCACCAGGATGTTATCAAATTAGCCTGTGCTGACATCACCTTCAATCGCCTATATCCTATTGTGGTGGTATTTTCTGTGGCCCTAATGGACTGCCTGATCATCTTTTGCTCCTATATTTTGATTCTCCAGACTGTCATGAGCATTGCctctggagaggagagggccAAGGCCCTCAACACATGTGTCTCTCACATCTGCTGCATCTTGGTCTTCTATGTCACTGTTTTTGGTTTGACGTTTGTCCACCGATTTGGGAAGAATGTTCCCGATCTAGTACACGTCACAATGAGCTACATCTACTTCCTTTTCCCCCCTGTTATGAACCCTGTCATTTACAGTATTAAAACTAAGCAGATTCGCAGTGGTATACTCCAATTAGTCTCTCTGTCCCCATCGAGAAAATGACATTTACCTTCTCCTGTCTGGGAAGGACTAAGAGGTTATAAGCATCATGATAACTTGACTGGCATGCATTTCttagaaatacattaaaataaataggcaaatgtcagaaaaaaatgtcttacaacaggttttttttcctgccaCTCCCTTTCTTTCATGAGAATGAAATGTAATAAGTCACGTAAAACACAAAACACAGTGCAAGGTGCTTAGCGTGTGTTCGGTTGATCCTCCTTTTGTACTAAATGTACTCATTTACAGCAGCCCTTACGTGACTCTGATTCTGTGGCGTGATCCAGCAAATTTATCACAGATTCCATTCTTCGTTGTGTTCTCATGTGGACTGGACATCCCTGCAACCATTAACTCTTATCTGTTGTGTCCCTTGTGCGCACCTAGTTGCATTTTCTAGAACCTTGTCATCAGTGAAGCAGAGAGTCTTCCTGAGCTAATTTCCAAATGATTGCTGTTGAACACAGTACACATGCAAGACAACATGTAGAATATTAATACTCAATTTTTACATAGTGAAGTGAATTGAAATCAAGAAGTAAATCAATTCCTGGTCCAGAGGAAGAAGTTTTGTTATGATGATCTTAATGAAAGGGTGCTAATCAGAAATTACATACAAGCAGAgcccaaagaagaaattaattcaGGTCAGAACTGGACATGATTGGAGCTTGGTGTGTATTCCTAAGGTGTGCAGAACAGAGGTTAAGGAAGGGGAGATTATGTGTGTGCAagaatggggaaagaaagaaaaagcaggagaCACATGTGTTAGGGGAGAAGAAAGCCTGGCCTGAAGAAAAGGGTTTTATGGCAGGCTCTAGGGATATGTTTAACCCACATAGCAGGAGAGGAGGGATTCAGATAATATCCCATTCTCAAGGGTGGCAATAAGGAtgcttataaattaaatataggaGAGGTAGAAATAAATTTGCCAGAGTTCAACAAGTCTTGTGCAGGTGACCACAGTCAGATTATTTCCCTGAAGATTGATGGAATCAGAGTCAAATATAGGTGAATTTCTGATCTCTTGCACATTCCCTTGCTCTTGATCACCAAAGGAGAAGAACTTCACAGAATCACTGGGTTTTGGGGTAGTAAGGAGGCAAGCCAAATGTGCTGATGTGGGACCATGGCAAATGCTCTGGTGTGGTTTACAAGGTATGTAATGTGTCCTGTGTGTGTCAGGCCCAAAGACTGGCACACCTTTCTGTTTAGAAACACCTGCCACAtatgaaatttattctttcatgtcTATCTCTCCTCCTCCCTACTGGACTGTGAAATCCACTGTATACCAGCTTCAAGCACAATGCTTCGGTTGAGTAGAGTAGGAGCTTATGAAAGTCCTCTATTAAATCAAATAATAAGAGTGGATGATGTTCCTGTGTCTATTTCTCTTAGTTTTACATATAAAGATGTATCTGTACATATAAAGACAGAGATCGAAGTCTCTGTATTTGGGCCATTCCTCTGAGCTTTTGCCCCCTCTACATGACGGGAGACTTCCCAAGGTAAATAATGGAAATCTCCTGTGTTCAGGGTCAGCCCATTCCTTCCTGGGCATATATTCTGAGTACACTGAAGCCAACCTCATAGGACATCTTTCTTAACTTCCCAAAGTTTCCATtggtgaaattttctttttaatgctgttaTATGAAATGTTGATTTTTAGTGAACAATTTTCAATCATTATAGTTTCCATGTTTTCTTAAGTGCTGCAAGATAcccaaggagaaaaagaagagaaagaaaaaaagatacagaagaggAGTCTCTAAGGGGGTTGCTCAAGCCACAGATGGTTCTTCACCTCCTTGCCATAGCGGTCCATTCAATGTGCGATAGATAAGAGACCATCAATAAAACCAAttgtgataataataatacttgtAATAACCTCGAATTCCAGTGGTGGTTTATTGCCTCTaccaaagaacatttatttttggtCTGGTAAGAAGTTCTGTAGACATTTAGATCGCTAGGGCAGGAACTGGGCCGGAACTGAAATAACGTCTTTATTATGTATCAATGGTCCACGGAGGTATCTAGGTAACTGACGGACTGGTGGTCACTGAGCAGCAGGTTCTGTGCGTTGAGAGCAGTGTCATCAGAGTGTCATTTGTGTTTGCCAGCGATGGAAACCATGGGATGAGAGCATACGGTGATGCCAGAGACAAAATGATGTCAGGCTGGCTCCAGCCCAGCAATAAGCTATCAACATGATCGTATCCCTTCTCAGGGGATTAAGGAGGGATAGGATCAAGCATGTGGTAGAAAATACTATGAAGAGAGGCATTTAGATAGAGAGAGAATCCTTTATCCACAGTCACGGATATGGTGTTACTACTCTCAAAGAAGTCCTTCCATAAAGCATATTCATACGTTAAAACATTAGTGAGATACACGTCACCTTGTGGCCTGAAGGGGCTCTGGGTGTGACTGACTACCAGCTTCACACCATTCTGGGAGCATTAAGGCCCTGGCAAGGCTTAACGCTGCAATAAAATGCCCTGGATTATATTCAACACAACATGATACATTTCAATTACAcaggaatgtttttaaaaatctttagataTAACCTTTGAGGACAAGGGTTGTGGTCCAGACATAACCTCCACTTCAATTGGCACTCTCTATAATATCTTAGATGTTCAATATCTACTGGCTGGAAGGCAGGATGAAGTTCATGTCCCTAATCATTCTTGGAGGACCTCTGCCTGCCTCTCGGGGTATGTGAGAGTCCGCCTGTGGCCAGAGGGACATGCATGTAGGCTGGAGAAAGAGGCCCAGCCTCACCACCAGCACTAGGAACCACACACGTTGAAAACTGCCAAGTTCCAGTTAGAGGAGGACTTAGCCTCAGCTGAGCATTCAAGGAGGAGCCCAGCAATCATTTTCCATGTGCAGGACAGCTGTGATGCAAGGGGCCCTAAGGGACATGCCTGGCTTGTCCAGCTTTGTGCTGAGGACTGAGTGGCTCAGAGGTGAGCCTGAGTGGGCAAGATGAGAAACAGTAAGTAGAGAGGACAGAACAAGCCTCAGGTGGGAAGAGAAGGTCAGTTGACTAGATGGGAAGGAAAATGAGTGAAGAAAGGGTAGAGGACAAAGGAGAGAGGACCAGGGGGACAGGAGTGAGGGTCAGAAAGGGAACCCAAGGGCATGTCTCTTCGTGGGCAGGAAGTTAAAGATAGAAAGGAAATCAGGGTGTTTCCCTGGGACCCAAGTTCAGGGGAATCATGCTTCATCAGTGAGTAACCCCTACCTGCCCCCAAGCAGGAGTTCCCGTGCATGCAGGGTGGAGAGGGCTGAGGGGGTGTGCTAGCTGAGCCATGAGACAACAGGCCTGAATGCTTAGCCCCTCCCCAGACTTGGAGGCTTTATCTCGAGGCCACAAGCCTTCTGCTCTCCAACCAGTCCCCTCCCAACTTTGCAGAAACTGCCACCTGCCCCCTTAGTGAATGAATCAGGAGACAGCCTCTAGGAATGGGGCAAAGGGCTGTCCCTCAGGTCTCGATATGGTTCAGATGGAAGAGAAGTTCCACCACACACCTTACAAAATCACTTAATCCTcagtttttgttatttctctgttACCTAGAATAAAACCATTCTCAACAGAGGTTTctgaagttaaaatgaaaaataaggttTCTGACGTGCTGGTACAGCACAATAGATgtatttaaatgtcttcttttatGTAAGTGTTCCGCCATCTTGACAAAGACCAAGCATTTCCCAGTCCTTACTCAGCAGTTAGCAAGAAGTCAGAGATTCCTCAAAGTTTTACTTCACCAAGGCAAAACTGCCCCTCTTCCAATTATACTTTGCAAGTAACCTAAGCTTCACTTGGCCCTTCGCCCCTCGGGGACCCTGCGTTCACTCACAGTTCCTGGGGCCCTCCAAAGGGAGGTTTGGAACTTGCATGGGTACATAATTTGAATGTCCAGAATAGTGGACGAAGCATtacaattattataaatttattaaaaattacagatATTGGGAAAGTTCTTGGCTTTCAAGTCATATCCTGCTCACTTTTCTAACACATTCAACAGCAAGAATTTGTTCTTAGCTACATTGTGTCCATCAGGGACCAAGACCAATTATATAATCCTTTCATGAAAACAAGCAGGGCAGAAGAAAATCTAAGTGAAGTCTAGAAGGAGCATTGACCGTATTGTCTAGAAGGAGCATTGACCATATTGTCACTTCCCAAACAATGTGATCCAGGGAGATGAGATTTAATTATGAAGAGTCTTTTTACCCAGTGAGGGCAGAGATGATAAAGCCAGAAGCAGTGAAAAACATGTCTGACAGAGGATCCTATGGTTACAATCAGGGAAGCCATGAACTCATGTTAACGGACAGATAAAAATAGTATTGGCTAAATAGAAttaacagtttaaaattttcatgagtAAAcgcaagcaaaaagaaaaagttgatgttCTAAACAAAAGATTCACAGCACCCCTACTCTCaatttcaaagaaggaaaaaaaaccactttattgatataaaaatctaatagaaacagaaagaaaagggaagtctGCATACAGATGAGGGCAATAGTAAGCAGTAAAGGAGAATAAGGCAGAGTTATAGCAGATCGGGTTCTTAAAACAACGAACTTCATTAGCCGGGAAGCCCATGGAGACGGAGGCTGGAGTCCTGATTGAGAGGCCTGGGCAGAATGCCCTCTCCTCAGGGCAGACTTCCAACTGACCATCCCCATAAGGGCTGTATTTATAGGGCAGATGACAGGGTCTTAAGTTAAACATTTGTTTGCTTACGTGCAGTTTGGAGAGAGCTGCATTTCTATGTTATCTTGTCTTCATGTGTTCAAGGAGCCTGGGCCATATGTGCTTGCTTCCCTTCCCAGATTCCATTCTGGGAGGCCAGCCTAGCCTAGAGCCAGAGGGGGTAGAAGGCAAGATTTACAGCTCTTGGTGTCCAGACCAGAAGGACCGattctgacctggaggccagaTAATGTCAACTAAGCAGGCTCCCAAGGTCACTTATGCAGCACAGATCTCACAATATGTTTAGCCTGCTTGCGTACATGCAGGTTGGGGTGGTCTGTTTTGCAGGACAAATCACAGAAACCTCCATCCATACAATACAGCTGAGAATGACAGCTTTGAGGAACTCGGTATACAAAAATCTCACGTAAATGGAGCGGCTACATGATGGGTGGATGGTTCAACTTCGTTAAAATGACCAATTCAGGGGGCACAATAAATGTATTTaacgccctcagtttgtttcccagagtccatagtctctcatggttcattccgccttctggaaacaaactgaaggcttcagaggggaggggggtgggggaatgggataggctggtgatgggtattaagcagggcacgtattgcatggtgcactgggtgttatacacaagtaatgaatcatggaactttacatcaaaaactagggatgtactgtatggtgactaatataacatgataaaaaaaattattataaaaaaatgtatttaacgCCCATTCCTGTTTTATGATTCATACATGACTGGATACCCAAACCATAACTTTCCAAGTTCCCCAAGTTCTTTTTAAGGAATAGTACCCACAATCCACTGCTCCACACTCTACTGCAATTGTCTGTGACAAAAGAGGTGAAAAATGCCTCGACggatctgttttgttttaatgctgtAGATAATGGGGTTCATCACAGGAGGTGCTAGTAGATAAATGTTGGCCATGATGACATGTACAATTGGAGGGGCATGCTTGGCAAAGCGGTGAGTCATGGACAATCCCACCATGGGCACAAAGAAGACCAAAACAGCCAGAATGTGGGATAGGCAGTTATTGAGTGCCCGGAGCCTTTCAACTTGGGAGCTGATTCTCAAGACACTTCTCAGGATGAGTGCATAGGAAAACACAATGAGTAGGGGGTCCAGTGTAATAATGACCAGAGCCAGAACAAAACCATACCAATTATTGACAGTGGTATCAGCACACACCAGGTGAATCATGTCTTGATGGAGGCAGTAGGAGTGGGAGAGATGGTGGGAACCACAGAAGGGAAGCCGTTTCAGCAGGAACAAtgggggaagaacagccagaacACAGCGGCAAATGATGGCTACCCCTATTCTGCTGACTACCCGGTTGGTGAGGATGGAGACATAATGCAGGGGGcggcagatggccacatagcgatcaaAGGACATGGCCAACAACACAGAAGATTCCATAAAGGAAAATCCATGGAGGAAGAAGAACTGGGCAAAACAAGCCTCAAAGCTGATCTCTGAGGCACCAAACCAGAGGAGCCCCATGACTGTAGGCAAAGTGGTGAGGGTA includes:
- the LOC113248276 gene encoding LOW QUALITY PROTEIN: olfactory receptor 51B6-like (The sequence of the model RefSeq protein was modified relative to this genomic sequence to represent the inferred CDS: substituted 1 base at 1 genomic stop codon); its protein translation is MPIMELNTSATPFLLTGFVGLEKAHHWISIPLSVVYIAILLGNGILLFLIRVDHNLHEPMYYFLAMLATTDLGMTLVTMPTVLCVMWINHREISHGTCFLQAYFIHSFSTIESGILLAMAYDHFIAIRNPLRYTSILTNTQVIKIGVGAFVRGFVLILPPILPLXWFSYCRSRVLSHAFCLHQDVIKLACADITFNRLYPIVVVFSVALMDCLIIFCSYILILQTVMSIASGEERAKALNTCVSHICCILVFYVTVFGLTFVHRFGKNVPDLVHVTMSYIYFLFPPVMNPVIYSIKTKQIRSGILQLVSLSPSRK
- the LOC113248275 gene encoding olfactory receptor 51Q1-like; the encoded protein is MFLVTNSTQVPFFFILMGIPGFEVFHTWISIPFCCLYTVSIMGNTTILAVIRTEPSLHEPMYLFLCMLVLTDLGLTLTTLPTVMGLLWFGASEISFEACFAQFFFLHGFSFMESSVLLAMSFDRYVAICRPLHYVSILTNRVVSRIGVAIICRCVLAVLPPLFLLKRLPFCGSHHLSHSYCLHQDMIHLVCADTTVNNWYGFVLALVIITLDPLLIVFSYALILRSVLRISSQVERLRALNNCLSHILAVLVFFVPMVGLSMTHRFAKHAPPIVHVIMANIYLLAPPVMNPIIYSIKTKQIRRGIFHLFCHRQLQ